Proteins encoded by one window of Crassostrea angulata isolate pt1a10 chromosome 9, ASM2561291v2, whole genome shotgun sequence:
- the LOC128163154 gene encoding uncharacterized protein LOC128163154 isoform X2, whose protein sequence is MAKLTPFQKLKRAVSRLSVTSGSKFIQPDFEDSHIEFNANTYRPDFVSESRPDFASGSSKNYKNISQTSPPLFYSNDDLNFNYPSVVLNPHEASSSQAASFGGTTFPPFDRHEISRVPDPSDAHNAPDDYNTPNANNINNEFNAPDLSDAHNAQNLLSAHNVKDGFNAPDPSNAHNAPNASQASKTSNPPQNLPRTSQEFVIPENTAANSQTAGRNSFFSTFKMSSNIKLDKFKGDGSQDVNAWFTNFGQWAKFHDLPDSKIIDAFPFYLEGHAKIWYDSLSPEQKVNPATLTNLFQERFKELENFLDLSVLQMKQKGTEPVGEFLSRLVSLASIKNIPEKVLLSVAMNGLRSDIKTYVVTQNPKTMEQLRQIAILAEKSQPSQITTLETYENLLSEIKNLKEKIETKTEVNEINRVMPQTQDYSPQFVTQQPPVFQQRVRFHSPPQQAPIYRPRRQTIRLNRSRTVRYALPDVNITPNTQQQSTQHPRMIAPQCYFCLGMCMDRSRCPARNALCHTCNRVGHFSRACRQSYVVQQ, encoded by the coding sequence ATGGCCAAATTAACGCCGTTTCAAAAACTTAAAAGAGCTGTGTCAAGACTTTCGGTAACATCTGGCTCGAAATTTATTCAGCCTGATTTTGAAGATTCACACATTGAATTTAACGCTAACACATATAGACCAGATTTCGTATCAGAATCGAGACCAGATTTTGCATCAGGATCGAGCAAGAACTATAAAAACATTTCGCAAACTTCCCCGCCTTTGTTTTATTCTAATGATGATTTAAATTTCAACTATCCATCTGTGGTACTAAATCCACACGAGGCATCTTCATCCCAGGCGGCTTCCTTCGGAGGAACTACATTTCCGCCCTTCGATAGACACGAAATCAGCAGAGTCCCGGACCCGTCGGACGCACACAACGCTCCGGACGACTATAACACTCCGAACGCAAACAACATCAACAACGAATTCAACGCCCCGGACCTTTCGGACGCACACAACGCCCAAAACCTTCTGAGCGCACATAACGTCAAGGACGGATTCAACGCCCCGGACCCTTCGAACGCGCACAACGCCCCGAACGCATCCCAGGCCTCCAAGACAAGCAACCCACCGCAGAACCTACCTCGAACCAGCCAGGAATTTGTAATACCAGAAAATACGGCTGCCAACTCACAGACAGCAGGTAGAAACTCATTTTTCTCTACCTTTAAAATGTCTTCTAACATTAAATTAGACAAATTTAAAGGAGATGGCTCTCAGGACGTAAATGCATGGTTTACAAATTTTGGGCAATGGgcaaaatttcatgatttgcctGATTCTAAAATTATTGATGCTTTTCCGTTTTATTTAGAGGGGCATGCAAAAATTTGGTATGATTCTTTGTCACCTGAACAAAAAGTAAATCCTGCGACACTTACAAACTTGTTTCAAGAAAGGTTTAAAGAATTAGAAAACTTTTTGGATTTGTCAGTACTTCAAATGAAACAAAAGGGGACAGAACCTGTGGGAGAATTTTTGTCCAGACTGGTCAGTTTAGCTTCTATTAAAAATATTCCAgaaaaagttttactttcaGTTGCAATGAATGGTTTAAGATCTGATATTAAAACATACGTTGTTACCCAGAACCCCAAAACAATGGAACAGTTAAGGCAAATTGCAATTTTGGCGGAAAAATCTCAACCAAGTCAAATTACAACGTTAGAGacgtatgaaaatttgttgtcggagattaaaaacttaaaagaaaaaattgagaCAAAGACAGaagttaatgaaattaaccGTGTTATGCCGCAAACTCAAGATTATTCCCCACAATTTGTAACGCAACAACCACCTGTTTTTCAGCAAAGGGTTAGATTTCATTCGCCGCCACAGCAGGCACCTATTTATCGGCCAAGACGGCAAACTATCAGGCTAAATAGATCAAGAACGGTCAGATACGCGTTGCCCGATGTCAATATAACACCTAATACACAGCAGCAGTCAACCCAACACCCCCGCATGATCGCTCCGCAATGTTATTTTTGTCTAGGCATGTGCATGGATAGATCCAGATGCCCCGCACGAAATGCTCTCTGTCATACTTGTAACAGAGTGGGCCATTTTTCAAGGGCGTGTAGACAGTCATATGTTGTACAACAATAG